One genomic segment of Streptomyces sp. NBC_00239 includes these proteins:
- a CDS encoding cytochrome ubiquinol oxidase subunit I — MDLALAPETLARWQFGITTVYHFLFVPLTISLAALTAGLQTAWVRTGNEKYLRATKFWGKLFLINIAMGVVTGIVQEFQFGMNWSDYSRFVGDIFGAPLAFEALIAFFFESTFIGLWIFGWDKLPQKIHLACIWMVSIGTILSAYFILAANSWMQHPVGYRINEERGRAELTDFWLVLTQNTALTQFFHTLTAAFLVGGAFMVGIAAFHLARRKHIPVMRTSLRLGLITLVVAGLLTAISGDLLGKVMFKQQPMKMAAAEALWDGEAPAPFSIFAYGDVDKGHNKVAIEIPGLLSFLANDDFDSFVPGINDVNKAEQEKFGPGDYRPNIPVAYWGFRWMIGFGMASFTLGLIGLWLTRKKFMLPPGLRTGADEVPHLVLFKKALSPRLAKWYWIIALWTIAFPLIANSWGWIFTEMGRQPWVVYGVLRTRDAVSPGVSQGEVLTSMIGFTLLYAVLAVIEVKLLVKYVKAGPPELTEADLNPPTRIGGDDEDADRPMAFSY, encoded by the coding sequence GTGGACCTAGCTTTGGCGCCGGAGACCCTGGCGCGATGGCAGTTCGGCATCACCACCGTCTACCACTTCCTCTTCGTGCCCCTGACGATCTCGCTCGCCGCGCTCACCGCAGGCCTGCAGACCGCGTGGGTGCGGACGGGCAACGAGAAGTACCTCAGAGCCACGAAGTTTTGGGGAAAGCTCTTCCTGATCAACATCGCGATGGGTGTCGTCACCGGCATCGTCCAGGAATTCCAGTTCGGCATGAACTGGTCGGACTACTCCCGCTTCGTCGGCGACATTTTCGGAGCGCCGCTGGCCTTCGAGGCCCTGATCGCCTTCTTCTTCGAGTCCACGTTCATCGGCCTGTGGATCTTCGGCTGGGACAAGCTGCCGCAGAAGATCCACCTCGCCTGCATCTGGATGGTCTCGATCGGCACCATCCTCTCCGCGTACTTCATCCTCGCGGCCAACTCGTGGATGCAGCACCCGGTCGGCTACCGCATCAACGAGGAGCGCGGGCGGGCCGAGCTCACCGACTTCTGGCTCGTGCTCACCCAGAACACCGCGCTCACCCAGTTCTTCCACACCCTCACCGCGGCCTTCCTCGTCGGCGGCGCGTTCATGGTGGGCATCGCTGCCTTCCACTTGGCGCGCAGGAAGCACATCCCGGTGATGCGGACCTCGCTGCGGCTCGGCCTGATCACCCTCGTGGTGGCCGGCCTGCTCACCGCGATCAGCGGTGACCTGCTCGGCAAGGTCATGTTCAAGCAGCAGCCGATGAAGATGGCCGCCGCGGAGGCCCTCTGGGACGGCGAGGCGCCCGCACCCTTCTCGATCTTCGCCTACGGCGATGTCGACAAGGGCCACAACAAGGTCGCCATAGAGATCCCCGGCCTGCTGTCCTTCCTGGCCAACGACGACTTCGACTCCTTCGTCCCCGGCATCAACGACGTCAACAAGGCCGAGCAGGAGAAGTTCGGCCCCGGTGACTACCGGCCCAACATCCCCGTCGCCTACTGGGGCTTCCGCTGGATGATCGGCTTCGGCATGGCGTCCTTCACGCTGGGCCTGATCGGACTCTGGCTCACCCGCAAGAAGTTCATGCTGCCGCCCGGCCTGCGGACCGGAGCCGACGAAGTGCCGCACCTGGTGCTCTTCAAGAAGGCGCTCAGCCCCCGGCTCGCGAAGTGGTACTGGATCATCGCCCTCTGGACGATCGCCTTCCCTCTGATCGCCAACTCCTGGGGCTGGATCTTCACAGAGATGGGCCGCCAGCCGTGGGTCGTCTACGGCGTGCTGCGCACCCGTGACGCGGTCTCCCCCGGCGTCTCCCAGGGCGAGGTCCTCACCTCGATGATCGGCTTCACCCTGCTCTACGCCGTGCTGGCGGTCATCGAGGTCAAGCTGCTCGTCAAGTACGTCAAGGCCGGCCCGCCCGAACTCACGGAGGCCGATCTCAACCCGCCCACCCGGATCGGCGGCGACGACGAAGACGCCGACCGCCCGATGGCCTTCTCGTACTGA
- the hisC gene encoding histidinol-phosphate transaminase, which translates to MSENSPKLRAELDGIPTYKPGKPAAAGGAVAFKLSSNENPYPPLPGVLEGVIAAAGNFNRYPDMACTGLMNELADRFGVPVEHIATGTGSVGVAQSLIQSTAGPGDEVMYAWRSFEAYPIITQISGATSVQVPLTPGDVHDLDAMADAITDRTRLIFVCNPNNPTGTAVRRAELERFLDRVPSDVLVVLDEAYREFVRDSDVPDGIELYRTRPNVAVLRTFSKAYGLAGLRVGFAVAHEPVAAALRKTAVPFGVSQLAQDAAVASLRAEDELLGRVGSLVGERARVHETLLKQGWTVPDTQANFVWMRLGERTADFAAACEKAGVVVRPFAGEGLRVTIGETEANDLFLHAAEAFRKEL; encoded by the coding sequence GTGAGCGAGAACAGCCCGAAGCTGCGAGCCGAGCTGGATGGCATCCCCACCTACAAGCCGGGGAAGCCCGCCGCGGCCGGAGGCGCCGTGGCATTCAAGCTGTCCTCCAACGAGAACCCGTATCCGCCGCTCCCCGGGGTGCTGGAGGGCGTGATCGCGGCGGCCGGCAACTTCAACCGCTACCCCGACATGGCCTGCACCGGCCTCATGAACGAGCTGGCGGACCGGTTCGGGGTCCCGGTCGAGCACATCGCCACCGGCACCGGCTCGGTGGGCGTGGCCCAGTCGCTGATCCAGTCCACCGCGGGCCCGGGCGACGAGGTCATGTACGCCTGGCGCTCCTTCGAGGCCTACCCGATCATCACGCAGATCTCGGGCGCGACGTCCGTGCAGGTCCCGCTGACCCCGGGGGACGTGCACGACCTGGACGCGATGGCCGACGCGATCACCGACCGGACCCGGCTGATCTTCGTCTGCAACCCGAACAACCCCACCGGCACCGCCGTGCGCCGCGCGGAGCTGGAGCGCTTCCTGGACCGGGTGCCCTCCGACGTGCTGGTGGTGCTGGACGAGGCGTACCGCGAGTTCGTCCGCGACTCCGACGTCCCGGACGGCATCGAGCTGTACCGCACCCGGCCCAACGTGGCGGTGCTGCGTACGTTCTCCAAGGCGTACGGGCTGGCCGGCCTGCGGGTCGGGTTCGCGGTGGCGCACGAGCCGGTGGCGGCGGCGCTGCGCAAGACGGCCGTGCCCTTCGGCGTGAGCCAGCTGGCGCAGGACGCGGCCGTGGCCTCGCTGCGCGCCGAGGACGAGCTGCTGGGGCGGGTCGGGTCGCTGGTCGGCGAGCGCGCCCGGGTCCACGAGACGCTGCTCAAGCAGGGCTGGACGGTCCCCGACACGCAGGCCAACTTCGTGTGGATGCGGCTGGGGGAGCGGACCGCCGACTTCGCCGCGGCCTGCGAGAAGGCCGGTGTGGTGGTCCGGCCCTTCGCGGGCGAGGGCCTGCGGGTCACGATCGGTGAGACCGAGGCCAATGACCTCTTCCTGCACGCGGCGGAGGCGTTCCGCAAGGAGCTGTAG
- a CDS encoding VWA domain-containing protein — MSKGANLPVAAPVVRAELSWADRPGVPDSDASALLLTAAGRVRDDGDFVFYNQPEHASGAVRHLGKRRGPGVWTDTVEVALARLEPAVERVLLCASADGGTFGQVPGLTLRLLDAATGAELALFAMAAGTETAIIGGELYRRAGQWKFRAVGQGYAAGLAGLATDFGITVDDPPPAAPAPPPAPPPPPAPPVRTAPPAPARTSRPPVRPPAPVRTAPPAPVRPPAPAPVPVRAPVPVPAPAPEPARPRLTKGEERLPVEMRKRLSLRKEQVAVSLSKHGASGVRARVVLILDASGSMASLYAKGVVSDVVERMAAVAAQLDDDGEMQAWTFASNPARLPDLRLGELPEWLRLHVRIGEFTVFGRRKPPRGLQPGQVDMRTVGIQNEEQKVIRQVREFVRAHPAADPTLVLFFSDGGVYRNAEIERELREAVEEPVFWQFVGLGRANYGVLERFDTMPGRRVDNVGFFAVDDIATVPDPDLYDRLLSEFPSWIRDARRAGIF, encoded by the coding sequence ATGTCCAAAGGGGCCAACCTGCCCGTCGCCGCTCCCGTCGTGCGCGCCGAGCTGAGCTGGGCGGACCGGCCGGGGGTACCCGACTCGGACGCGTCGGCGCTGCTGCTCACCGCCGCCGGGCGGGTGCGCGACGACGGCGACTTCGTCTTCTACAACCAGCCCGAGCACGCGTCGGGCGCGGTGCGGCACCTGGGCAAGCGGCGGGGGCCGGGGGTCTGGACCGACACCGTCGAGGTGGCCCTGGCCCGCCTGGAGCCCGCCGTCGAACGGGTCCTGCTCTGCGCGTCGGCCGACGGCGGCACCTTCGGGCAGGTGCCGGGGCTGACCCTGCGGCTGCTCGACGCGGCGACGGGAGCCGAGCTGGCGCTGTTCGCGATGGCGGCCGGCACGGAGACGGCGATCATCGGCGGGGAGCTGTACCGGCGGGCCGGGCAGTGGAAGTTCCGGGCGGTCGGGCAGGGGTACGCGGCCGGACTCGCCGGACTGGCCACGGATTTCGGCATCACGGTCGACGACCCGCCGCCCGCCGCCCCGGCTCCCCCGCCCGCGCCGCCCCCGCCGCCCGCTCCGCCCGTCCGTACGGCCCCGCCCGCACCGGCACGTACGTCCCGGCCGCCCGTACGCCCGCCCGCGCCGGTCCGTACGGCTCCGCCCGCACCCGTACGCCCGCCCGCCCCGGCGCCCGTACCGGTCCGGGCGCCCGTACCCGTACCGGCGCCGGCCCCCGAACCGGCGCGGCCGCGGCTCACGAAGGGGGAGGAGCGGCTTCCGGTCGAGATGCGCAAGCGCCTGTCCCTGCGCAAGGAGCAGGTCGCGGTGAGCCTGAGCAAGCACGGGGCGAGCGGGGTCCGGGCCCGGGTGGTGCTCATCCTGGACGCCTCCGGATCCATGGCCTCGCTGTACGCGAAGGGCGTCGTGTCCGACGTGGTCGAGCGGATGGCCGCGGTGGCCGCGCAACTGGACGACGACGGCGAGATGCAGGCGTGGACCTTCGCCTCGAACCCGGCCCGGCTGCCGGACCTGCGGCTGGGCGAACTCCCGGAGTGGCTCCGGCTGCACGTGCGGATCGGCGAGTTCACCGTATTCGGGCGGCGCAAACCTCCCCGTGGCCTCCAGCCGGGACAGGTGGACATGCGGACCGTAGGCATCCAGAACGAGGAGCAGAAGGTCATCCGGCAGGTGCGCGAGTTCGTCCGCGCGCATCCGGCCGCCGATCCGACCCTGGTGCTGTTCTTCTCCGACGGTGGCGTCTACCGCAACGCGGAGATCGAGCGGGAGCTGCGCGAGGCGGTGGAGGAGCCGGTCTTCTGGCAGTTCGTCGGTCTCGGCCGGGCCAACTACGGCGTGCTGGAACGCTTCGACACGATGCCCGGGCGGCGGGTGGACAATGTGGGCTTCTTCGCGGTGGACGACATCGCCACGGTCCCCGATCCGGACCTCTACGACCGGCTGCTCTCCGAGTTCCCGTCGTGGATCCGCGACGCCCGCCGGGCCGGCATCTTCTGA
- the thiC gene encoding phosphomethylpyrimidine synthase ThiC, which produces MTIQDARTPAVSQNSDGGDERKPGWHKGYVTGSRPDIQVPVRQVHLTNGQDVTLYDTSGPYTDPQIDTDVRRGLAPLRENWIIGRGDTEEYAGRPVRPEDDGIKHTSPRGGLKNLDAVFPGRPRQPRRGRDGQAVTQLAYARRGEITPEMEYVAIRENVSPEVVREEIAAGRAVLPANVNHPEIEPMIIGKKFLVKVNANIGNSAVTSSIEEEVDKMTWATKWGADTVMDLSTGRNIHTTREWVLRNSPVPIGTVPLYQALEKVDGRAEDLTWEIYKDTVIEQAEQGVDYMTVHAGVLLPYVPLTARRKTGIVSRGGSIMAAWCLAHHKENFLYTNFEELCEILAAYDVTYSLGDGLRPGSIADANDAAQFAELKTLGELNTIAKRHNVQTMIEGPGHVPMHKIKENIDLQQEICEEAPFYTLGPLTTDVAPAYDHITSGIGAAMIAWWGTAMLCYVTPKEHLGLPNRDDVKTGVITYKIAAHAADLAKGHPGAQEWDDALSDARFEFRWEDQFNLALDPDTAREFHDETLPAEPAKTAHFCSMCGPKFCSMKISQDIRREHGGDLKADEIQAGMAEKSAEFAAAGNRVYLPLAD; this is translated from the coding sequence ATGACCATTCAGGACGCACGCACGCCTGCCGTCAGCCAGAACAGCGACGGCGGGGACGAGCGCAAGCCGGGCTGGCACAAGGGGTACGTCACGGGCTCCCGCCCCGACATCCAGGTGCCGGTCCGCCAGGTGCACCTCACCAACGGCCAGGACGTCACGCTGTACGACACCTCCGGCCCGTACACCGACCCGCAGATCGACACCGACGTACGGCGCGGCCTCGCCCCGCTGCGGGAGAACTGGATCATCGGCCGCGGCGACACCGAGGAGTACGCGGGCCGGCCCGTGCGTCCCGAGGACGACGGCATCAAGCACACCTCGCCGCGCGGTGGCCTCAAGAACCTCGACGCGGTCTTCCCCGGCCGCCCCCGCCAGCCCCGCCGCGGCCGCGACGGCCAGGCCGTCACCCAGCTCGCGTACGCCCGCCGCGGCGAGATCACCCCGGAGATGGAGTACGTCGCGATCCGCGAGAACGTCTCCCCCGAGGTCGTCCGCGAGGAGATCGCCGCAGGTCGCGCGGTGCTCCCGGCGAACGTGAACCACCCGGAGATCGAGCCGATGATCATCGGCAAGAAGTTCCTGGTGAAGGTCAACGCCAACATCGGCAACTCCGCGGTCACCTCCTCCATCGAGGAGGAGGTGGACAAGATGACCTGGGCGACCAAGTGGGGCGCCGACACGGTCATGGACCTCTCCACCGGCCGCAACATCCACACCACCCGCGAGTGGGTGCTGCGCAACTCCCCCGTCCCGATCGGCACCGTGCCGCTGTACCAGGCGCTGGAGAAGGTCGACGGCCGCGCCGAGGACCTGACCTGGGAGATCTACAAGGACACGGTCATCGAGCAGGCCGAGCAGGGCGTCGACTACATGACGGTCCACGCCGGCGTGCTGCTCCCGTACGTCCCGCTGACCGCGCGCCGCAAGACCGGCATCGTCTCCCGCGGCGGCTCGATCATGGCCGCGTGGTGCCTCGCGCACCACAAGGAGAACTTCCTCTACACGAACTTCGAGGAGCTCTGCGAGATCCTCGCGGCGTACGACGTCACCTACTCGCTGGGCGACGGCCTGCGCCCCGGCTCGATCGCGGACGCCAACGACGCCGCGCAGTTCGCCGAGCTGAAGACCCTGGGCGAGCTGAACACGATCGCCAAGCGGCACAACGTCCAGACCATGATCGAAGGCCCCGGGCACGTCCCGATGCACAAGATCAAGGAGAACATCGACCTCCAGCAGGAGATCTGCGAAGAGGCGCCGTTCTACACGCTCGGACCGCTGACCACCGACGTCGCGCCCGCGTACGACCACATCACCTCGGGCATCGGCGCCGCGATGATCGCCTGGTGGGGCACGGCGATGCTCTGCTACGTGACGCCCAAGGAGCACCTGGGCCTGCCCAACCGCGACGACGTGAAGACCGGTGTCATCACGTACAAGATCGCGGCCCACGCGGCGGACCTGGCCAAGGGCCACCCGGGCGCGCAGGAGTGGGACGACGCGCTGTCCGACGCGCGCTTCGAATTCCGCTGGGAGGACCAGTTCAACCTGGCCCTCGACCCGGACACGGCCCGTGAGTTCCACGACGAGACGCTGCCCGCCGAGCCGGCCAAGACCGCGCACTTCTGCTCCATGTGCGGCCCGAAGTTCTGCTCGATGAAGATCTCGCAGGACATCCGCCGTGAGCACGGCGGCGACCTGAAGGCCGACGAGATCCAGGCCGGCATGGCGGAGAAGTCCGCCGAGTTCGCGGCCGCGGGCAACCGCGTGTACCTGCCGCTGGCCGACTGA
- a CDS encoding metallophosphoesterase has translation MTQGAGQGPVVRTETLRDFRVPGTAPVPYAEPVSYGQPVPYEEPAPYPEPAPYAKPVPYAETAESAPYPEPAPYEEEAEGYDGYTPTQRDLPVIGARAGDTVQVTYVPEERPGSGLGPLYVVGDVHGYLDELVTELHAQGLIDADGNWSAGNARLWFLGDFTDRGPDGIGVIDLVMRLSAEAAASGGYCKALMGNHELLLIGAKRFGDTPVASGAGTATFQAAWLLNGGQRTDMERLQDVHLQWMSRLDAAVLEDGHLLLHSDTTAYLDYGSSIEDVNDKIHELLNLNDADETWDLFRKFTRRFAFRDEESGPAAVRELLDTYGGQRVVHGHSPIPYLLGEVGTEDSDGEGGPVVEGPHVYADGLAIAMDGGVTMAGKLLVVQLPLSD, from the coding sequence ATGACTCAGGGGGCCGGTCAGGGACCCGTGGTGCGGACGGAGACGCTGCGGGACTTCCGCGTCCCCGGAACCGCTCCCGTTCCGTACGCGGAACCCGTGTCGTACGGGCAACCCGTCCCGTACGAGGAACCGGCGCCGTACCCGGAGCCGGCCCCCTACGCGAAGCCGGTTCCGTACGCGGAGACCGCGGAATCCGCGCCGTACCCGGAGCCCGCCCCGTACGAGGAAGAGGCCGAGGGCTACGACGGCTACACCCCGACGCAGCGCGACCTGCCCGTCATAGGGGCGCGGGCCGGGGACACCGTCCAGGTCACCTACGTGCCCGAAGAGCGGCCCGGCTCCGGCCTCGGCCCGCTCTACGTCGTCGGCGACGTCCACGGCTACCTCGACGAGCTCGTCACCGAACTGCACGCGCAGGGCCTCATCGACGCCGACGGCAACTGGTCCGCGGGCAACGCCCGGCTCTGGTTCCTCGGCGACTTCACCGACCGCGGCCCCGACGGCATCGGCGTCATCGACCTCGTCATGCGGCTGTCCGCCGAGGCCGCCGCCTCCGGCGGCTACTGCAAGGCCCTCATGGGCAACCACGAGCTGCTGCTGATCGGCGCCAAGCGCTTCGGCGACACTCCCGTCGCGTCCGGCGCCGGCACCGCCACCTTCCAGGCCGCCTGGCTCCTCAACGGCGGCCAGCGCACCGACATGGAACGCCTCCAGGACGTCCACCTCCAGTGGATGTCCCGCCTGGACGCGGCCGTGCTGGAGGACGGGCACCTGCTCCTGCACTCCGACACCACCGCCTACCTCGACTACGGCAGCTCCATCGAAGACGTCAACGACAAGATCCACGAGCTGCTCAACCTCAACGACGCCGACGAAACCTGGGACCTGTTCCGGAAGTTCACCCGCCGCTTCGCCTTCCGCGACGAGGAGTCCGGTCCGGCGGCGGTCCGCGAACTGCTCGACACATACGGCGGGCAGCGCGTGGTCCACGGCCACAGCCCCATCCCGTACCTGCTCGGCGAGGTCGGCACCGAGGACTCGGACGGCGAAGGCGGCCCGGTGGTCGAAGGCCCGCACGTGTACGCCGACGGCCTGGCCATCGCCATGGACGGCGGGGTCACGATGGCCGGAAAACTCCTCGTCGTGCAACTGCCGCTGAGCGACTGA
- a CDS encoding cyclophilin-like fold protein: MQIRISWPAGQLTATLDDTPTAQALVAALPLVSSAHTWGEEVYFDTPVSVDLEDDARQVVDPGTVAFWTEGDALALPYGPTPISRGGESRLASPCNVLGSLDGDPRLLATVRDGDPIRVERAG, from the coding sequence ATGCAGATACGGATCTCCTGGCCCGCCGGCCAGCTCACCGCCACCCTCGACGACACCCCGACCGCCCAGGCCCTGGTAGCGGCCCTCCCGCTGGTCTCCAGCGCCCACACCTGGGGCGAGGAGGTCTACTTCGACACCCCGGTCTCCGTGGACCTGGAGGACGACGCCCGCCAGGTGGTCGACCCGGGCACGGTGGCCTTCTGGACCGAGGGGGACGCCCTCGCGCTGCCCTACGGCCCGACCCCGATATCGCGAGGAGGCGAGAGTCGCCTGGCGAGCCCGTGCAATGTGCTCGGCTCACTCGACGGCGACCCCCGCCTCCTCGCCACCGTCCGCGACGGCGACCCGATCAGGGTGGAACGGGCCGGCTGA
- a CDS encoding LacI family DNA-binding transcriptional regulator translates to MTAAGKHQVSRTETPRRAGRQGRAGIRDVAAAAGVSITTVSDALNGKGRLPDATRRHVREVADRLGYRPSAAARTLRTGKSGLIGLTVTTYGDEPFTFTEFAYFAEMARAATSAALARGYALVILPATSRHDVWSNVALDGTVVIDPSDHDPVVTELVRQGLPVVSDGRPAGSLPVTAWVDNDHEAAVLDLLDHLASAGARRIGLLTGTTTDTYTRLSTTAYLNWCDRVGQDPVYESYPAHDPCAGAVAADRLLARPDRPDAVYGLFDPNGTDLLAAARRYGLRVPDDLLLVCCSESTVYATTEPPITTLSLKPRRIGTAVVQLLIDAIEGVDTGRPVEQVIPTELIVRTSSQRRQPRTTVSPPRSPSKD, encoded by the coding sequence ATGACAGCAGCAGGGAAGCATCAGGTGAGCCGGACGGAGACCCCCCGGCGGGCCGGCCGGCAAGGACGGGCGGGCATCAGGGACGTCGCGGCAGCGGCCGGCGTCTCCATCACAACCGTGTCGGACGCGCTCAATGGCAAGGGCAGGCTGCCGGACGCCACCCGCCGCCACGTCCGAGAGGTGGCCGACCGGCTGGGTTACCGCCCCTCCGCCGCGGCCCGAACCCTCCGTACCGGCAAATCGGGCCTCATCGGCCTGACCGTGACCACGTACGGGGATGAACCTTTCACCTTCACCGAATTCGCGTACTTCGCCGAGATGGCCCGAGCCGCCACCTCCGCCGCGCTCGCCCGCGGCTATGCCCTCGTCATCCTCCCCGCCACCTCGCGACACGACGTCTGGTCGAACGTCGCGCTGGACGGCACCGTCGTCATCGACCCCTCCGACCACGACCCCGTCGTCACCGAGCTGGTCCGCCAGGGCCTGCCCGTCGTCTCCGACGGCCGGCCGGCAGGATCCCTGCCGGTCACCGCCTGGGTCGACAACGACCACGAGGCCGCCGTCCTCGATCTGCTCGACCACCTGGCCTCCGCCGGCGCCCGCCGGATCGGCCTGCTCACCGGCACCACCACCGACACCTACACCCGGCTCTCCACCACCGCCTACCTCAACTGGTGCGACCGCGTGGGCCAGGACCCGGTCTACGAGTCCTACCCCGCCCACGACCCGTGCGCCGGAGCGGTCGCGGCCGACCGGCTGCTCGCCCGCCCCGACCGCCCCGACGCCGTCTACGGCCTCTTCGACCCCAACGGCACCGATCTGCTCGCCGCCGCCCGGCGCTACGGGCTGCGCGTCCCGGACGACCTGCTGCTCGTCTGCTGCAGCGAATCCACCGTCTACGCCACCACCGAGCCCCCCATCACCACGCTCTCCCTCAAGCCCCGGCGGATCGGCACGGCCGTCGTCCAACTCCTCATCGACGCCATCGAAGGAGTGGACACCGGGCGGCCGGTCGAGCAGGTGATACCGACGGAACTCATCGTCCGGACCTCCTCGCAGCGCAGGCAGCCCCGCACCACGGTCAGCCCGCCACGCTCACCGTCGAAGGACTGA
- the cydB gene encoding cytochrome d ubiquinol oxidase subunit II produces the protein MELHDVWFVLIAVLWIGYFFLEGFDFGVGVLTKLLARDRKEKRVLINTIGPVWDGNEVWLLTAGGATFAAFPEWYATLFSGFYLPLLLILLCLIVRGVAFEYRAKRPEEKWQTNWEHAIFWTSLIPAFLWGVAFANIVRGVKIDSEMEYVGTLGDLLNVYSILGGLVTLTLFTFHGAVFASLKTVGDIRERSRSLAVRLGAVTAVLALVFLIWTQVSRGDGKSLGAMLVAVVALMAALGCTLKGREGWAFALSGVTIAAAVAMLFLTLFPNVMPSSLNDAWSLTVTNASSSPYTLKIMTWCAAIATPVVLLYQGWTYWVFRKRIGTQHIAEPAH, from the coding sequence ATGGAACTCCACGACGTCTGGTTCGTGCTGATCGCGGTCCTCTGGATCGGCTACTTCTTCCTGGAGGGCTTCGACTTCGGGGTCGGCGTCCTCACCAAGCTGCTGGCCCGGGACCGCAAGGAGAAGCGAGTCCTCATCAACACCATCGGACCCGTCTGGGACGGCAACGAGGTGTGGCTGCTGACCGCGGGCGGCGCGACCTTCGCCGCCTTCCCCGAGTGGTACGCCACGCTCTTCTCCGGCTTCTACCTGCCGCTGCTGCTCATCCTGCTCTGCCTGATCGTCCGCGGCGTCGCCTTCGAGTACCGGGCCAAGCGGCCCGAGGAGAAGTGGCAGACCAACTGGGAGCACGCGATCTTCTGGACCTCGCTGATCCCGGCGTTCCTGTGGGGCGTGGCCTTCGCCAACATCGTCCGCGGAGTGAAGATCGACTCGGAGATGGAGTACGTCGGCACCCTCGGGGACCTGCTGAACGTCTACTCGATCCTCGGCGGCCTGGTCACCCTCACCCTGTTCACCTTCCACGGCGCGGTCTTCGCCTCGCTCAAGACGGTCGGTGACATCCGGGAGCGCTCGCGCAGTCTGGCCGTGCGGCTCGGTGCGGTCACCGCCGTGCTGGCGCTGGTCTTCCTGATCTGGACCCAGGTCTCGCGCGGTGACGGCAAGAGCCTCGGCGCGATGCTGGTGGCCGTGGTCGCACTGATGGCGGCCCTCGGCTGCACCCTGAAGGGCCGCGAAGGCTGGGCGTTCGCCCTGTCCGGCGTGACCATCGCGGCAGCCGTCGCGATGCTCTTCCTGACGCTGTTCCCGAACGTCATGCCGTCCTCGCTGAACGACGCGTGGAGCCTCACGGTCACCAATGCCTCGTCCAGCCCGTACACCCTGAAGATCATGACCTGGTGCGCGGCCATCGCCACCCCCGTCGTCCTGCTCTACCAGGGCTGGACGTACTGGGTGTTCCGCAAGCGGATCGGCACGCAGCACATCGCCGAACCCGCTCACTGA